CCCCACGCCATGAGCCCGCCCGCGAACCACGGCTGGTCGCGCACCCACTCCACGGTTCGCGCCCCGTCGGTGCGCTCGTCGATCGCCGGGATGAACTCGCCCTCCGAGCCGAAGCGGCCGCGAACGTCCTGGACGACGACCGCGTAGCCCAGTGCCGCCAGCCACCGTGCTTGCACGACGACGGGGACGCCCGTGATGCCGGTCATGCCGTACGGCGTCCGGATGAGCACCGCGGGCACCCGCTGGGCGTTGCCGGGCCGGTACACGCGCGTGCCGAGGCGCGCCCCGTCGGGCATCTCAACCCGGTGCTCGTCGTAGGTGACTGTGGTTGCGCGGATCGGGGCGGCCAGCGGTGTGGGGAGGTGGTCGGTCAGCGGCATCACGAGGTCATCGATCACGACGTCATCAGATGTCGAGAATCAGTGCACGGTGATCACTGACCTCGGGGTGGTCGAGGACCTGGAACGCCGCGACGGCAGCCGTATCGGATACCAACAGGTAGTTGGCGTGACGGACCTGCTTGGGATAGTGGGAGGTGCGGGTGTCGGCCGTCCCGACCAGATCGGTCAGGCCGATCTCGGCCAGCACGTCGAAGGTCTCGCTGTCCGGCAGCAGGTTGAAGTCGCCTACGACCACGATCAGGTCGTCGGGCTCCTGGGCCCACACGATCAGGTCGCGCAGCGCCTTGGCCTGTGCACGTCGGGCGGCCGTGTCGCCCTTGCCCTCGGCATCTCGCACGCCGTGCAGATGGGCGATGAGGACCCCTCGGTGGGCATCCCGGTCGATGACTCGGACGGTTTGGGCCAGGCGCGGGCGGTGCGACGCTGGCCAGGTGTCGCGGTGGTCGGTGAAGGCCCCGGTGATCGGCGCGGTGGCCTGACCGACGACCGGCAGGCGGTCGGCGATGAACAGGGCCAGACCGAAGTCCTGACGGTGGATGATCCCGTCCCGGTCGACGGGGCCGGCGTCGTGTGCCACGAAGGACGCCTGGTGGTCGGGCAGCAGGCCACGGATGTCGCCGAACAGGTCGGCGCGCT
The sequence above is a segment of the Euzebya tangerina genome. Coding sequences within it:
- a CDS encoding endonuclease/exonuclease/phosphatase family protein translates to MRIVSLNAWCGTLFEPLAAWLPTCGADVLCVQEVTRSPGLDGWVAYDDGEHAQSQRADLFGDIRGLLPDHQASFVAHDAGPVDRDGIIHRQDFGLALFIADRLPVVGQATAPITGAFTDHRDTWPASHRPRLAQTVRVIDRDAHRGVLIAHLHGVRDAEGKGDTAARRAQAKALRDLIVWAQEPDDLIVVVGDFNLLPDSETFDVLAEIGLTDLVGTADTRTSHYPKQVRHANYLLVSDTAAVAAFQVLDHPEVSDHRALILDI